From one Rosa rugosa chromosome 4, drRosRugo1.1, whole genome shotgun sequence genomic stretch:
- the LOC133744288 gene encoding pentatricopeptide repeat-containing protein At1g22960, mitochondrial-like — MADTTSSPNFSVDDLKKHAMKVFKDATKGYERVYYKFLMIHNYDDLNEYAISVFDALVIDNFFTEQARELFKPRSGLPVLPDVAILTMVMITYASSGNTNAALMVYKQMLATDVTPTSLTYAALITALTTDSSSDFKYVGYAKKYFLEMLDRGIKPHSSSYISVFQAIAARESVEKASEFLKQIKAKGFIPESNVPCFEEDNLTESMNALNWHGDLINNTSDKQMKKVFSKWNQSYLKKQSKKMCDALLKDGYREEYIEFYKRNYATGILPMVALYTSVIEAYLERGKTKGALEAYQRMLATGVAPNSDTYTVLIKGLSADPNFVRDAKKCLLEMMERGMRPNAATYTAVIESFAKQEDKASEEECKELVEVMMDKGFVPNAKAMMEVLKGRPTTVRRVMNIVLSKLKG; from the coding sequence ATGGCAGACACTACTAGTTCCCCCAATTTTTCTGTCGATGACCTCAAAAAACatgcaatgaaggttttcaaGGATGCAACCAAAGGCTATGAGCGCGTCTATTATAAATTTCTCATGATTCACAACTATGACGACCTTAACGAATATGCAATTTCGGTGTTCGATGCTCTGGTAATTGACAACTTTTTTACTGAGCAAGCCAGAGAGCTTTTTAAGCCTCGCTCAGGGTTGCCTGTACTACCGGACGTGGCCATCCTCACTATGGTCATGATCACCTATGCCAGTTCCGGCAACACCAACGCTGCTCTAATGGTCTACAAGCAAATGTTAGCCACTGATGTTACCCCCACCTCTTTGACCTACGCTGCACTCATCACTGCACTTACAACAGACTCATCTTCTGATTTCAAATATGTTGGGTATGCCAAGAAGTATTTTTTGGAAATGTTGGATAGGGGGATAAAGCCCCATTCTAGCTCTTACATATCCGTGTTCCAAGCCATTGCAGCCCGGGAGTCGGTCGAGAAGGCCAGCGAGTTCCTTAAGCAGATAAAAGCAAAGGGGTTCATCCCCGAGTCAAATGTTCCTTGCTTTGAAGAAGACAACCTCACAGAATCAATGAATGCACTGAACTGGCATGGAGATCTCATCAACAATACCAGTGACAAGCAGATGAAAAAAGTCTTCAGTAAGTGGAACCAAAGCTACCTTAAGAAACAGTCGAAGAAAATGTGCGATGCTTTGTTAAAGGATGGCTATAGAGAAGAGTACATAGAGTTCTATAAGCGCAACTATGCAACTGGCATACTTCCAATGGTGGCACTCTACACCAGCGTTATTGAAGCCTACCTTGAGCGTGGCAAGACCAAGGGTGCTCTAGAGGCGTACCAGCGAATGTTAGCTACTGGGGTTGCCCCAAACTCCGACACTTACACTGTTTTAATCAAGGGACTCTCTGCTGACCCCAACTTCGTCAGAGATGCCAAGAAGTGCTTGCTTGAGATGATGGAGAGGGGGATGAGGCCCAATGCTGCAACCTACACTGCTGTGATAGAGAGCTTTGCAAAGCAGGAGGACAAGGCATCTGAGGAGGAGTGCAAAGAGTTGGTGGAGGTGATGATGGATAAGGGGTTTGTGCCAAACGCAAAGGCTATGATGGAGGTTTTAAAGGGAAGGCCAACAACAGTAAGAAGGGTCATGAACATTGTTCTTTCCAAGTTGAAGGGCTGA
- the LOC133744286 gene encoding protein Rf1, mitochondrial-like, producing the protein MAETSSPNSSADDLKNHVMKIFEEATKDCEDECLKRVFGTIGRSYDSLNDYSIMLFNSMADTGIIDRAREMFKPVSDLGILSPVAVFTIVIMLYAGERKAKSALKVFQHMIATGVNPACYTYVQLITVLATDFSNVKFLRYAKKYFLEMLDKGMKPSPTPFWKIMEAIAYREPVEKAKEFLEQIKAKGFVPSDSGFHYKEAYLAEGMQTLKMYADLVHNETIDKDVRKYFYVLRACPGHAEKLGSIMYSALIDDGNIDEATEFFNEVEETGIEPMVLIYTAVIGVYLSFGKTKGALEAYLAMLAAGVAPNSYTYTVLIKGLSADPNFFGDAKKYLLEMMDKGKRPNAAAFTAVIEGFAKQEDKAVEEEGKEFVQVMMDKGFVPNAKAMMEVLKGRPTSVIRSAMSIVLSTLKQ; encoded by the coding sequence ATGGCGGAAACTAGTTCCCCCAATTCTTCTGCTGATGACCTCAAGAACCATGTAATGAAGATTTTCGAGGAAGCCACCAAAGACTGTGAGGACGAGTGCTTGAAAAGAGTATTTGGCACCATTGGGAGGAGCTACGATTCCCTTAACGATTATTCGATTATGTTGTTCAATTCTATGGCAGATACCGGCATCATTGACAGAGCTAGAGAGATGTTTAAGCCTGTCTCTGACTTGGGCATTCTGTCTCCAGTGGCTGTCTTCACCATTGTGATTATGCTCTACGCCGGTGAGCGCAAGGCCAAGAGTGCTCTCAAGGTTTTCCAGCACATGATAGCCACTGGTGTCAACCCCGCCTGCTACACTTATGTTCAACTCATCACTGTACTTGCAACAGACTTTTCCAATGTAAAGTTCCTTAGGTATGCCAAGAAGTATTTTCTTGAAATGTTGGATAAGGGGATGAAGCCCAGTCCTACACCCTTCTGGAAGATTATGGAGGCCATTGCCTACCGAGAGCCAGTGGAGAAGGCCAAGGAGTTCCTTGAGCAGATAAAAGCCAAGGGGTTCGTGCCTTCCGACAGTGGTTTTCACTACAAAGAAGCCTACCTCGCCGAAGGAATGCAAACACTGAAGATGTATGCTGATCTTGTCCACAATGAGACCATTGACAAGGATGTTAGAAAGTACTTCTACGTGTTGCGCGCCTGCCCTGGCCACGCTGAAAAACTGGGGAGCATAATGTACAGTGCTTTGATAGATGATGGAAATATAGACGAGGCCACAGAGTTCTTTAACGAAGTTGAGGAGACGGGTATAGAGCCCATGGTCCTAATCTACACCGCTGTTATTGGAGTCTATCTCTCGTTTGGCAAGACCAAGGGTGCTCTGGAGGCATACCTGGCCATGTTAGCTGCTGGGGTTGCCCCCAACTCCTACACTTACACCGTTTTAATCAAGGGACTCAGTGCTGACCCCAACTTCTTTGGAGATGCCAAGAAGTATTTGCTCGAGATGATGGACAAGGGGAAGCGGCCCAATGCTGCTGCCTTCACTGCGGTGATAGAGGGCTTTGCAAAGCAGGAGGACAAGGCAGTTGAGGAGGAGGGAAAAGAGTTTGTGCAGGTAATGATGGATAAGGGGTTTGTGCCTAATGCGAAGGCAATGATGGAGGTTTTAAAGGGTAGACCAACATCGGTAATTAGAAGTGCCATGAGTATTGTCCTTTCCACCTTGAAGCAGTGA
- the LOC133707140 gene encoding nicotinate phosphoribosyltransferase 2-like gives MAAISNGQVLAGPTNPMVTPLLTDLYQFTMAYAYWKAGKHKERAVFDLYFRKNPFGGEYTVFAGLEECIKFIANFKLADDEIDFVRQSLSCSCELEEGFYKYLSGVDCSEVEVYAIQEGSVVFPKVPLVRVEGPIAVVQLLETPFLNLINYASLVATNAARHRFVAGESKMLLEFGLRRAQGPDGGIGASRYCYMGGFHATSNVAAGKIFGIPLRGTHSHAFVSSYMSPDEIIDKSLHHSSDKRSTCADFVSLVQTWLSKIQSWSNSLNNGTFFCETNHSELAAFTSYALAFPDNFLALVDTYDVMRSGIPNFCAVSLALNDLGYKAAGIRLDSGDLAYLSSEARKIFLIIEKEFGVPGFGKTVITASNDLNEETLDALNKQGHEVDAFGIGTHVVTCYAQAALGCVFKLVEINNQPRIKLSEDVTKVSIPCKKRSYRLFGKEGYPLVDIMTGENEPPPKVGERILCRHPFNESKRAYVVPQRVEELMKCFWHGPGGVREDLPPLKDIRERCISQLGKMRPDHMRRLNPTPYKVSVSAKLYDFIHFLWLNEAPVGELQ, from the coding sequence ATGGCGGCCATATCCAACGGCCAGGTCCTCGCCGGCcccaccaatccaatggtcacGCCTCTCCTCACCGATCTCTACCAGTTCACCATGGCCTACGCTTACTGGAAAGCCGGCAAGCACAAGGAACGAGCCGTGTTTGATTTGTATTTCCGCAAGAATCCATTTGGCGGCGAATACACAGTGTTTGCTGGATTAGAAGAATGCATCAAATTCATTGCTAATTTCAAATTGGCCGACGACGAAATCGATTTCGTCCGCCAATCCTTGTCTTGTTCATGTGAGCTAGAGGAAGGATTCTATAAGTATCTGAGTGGAGTTGACTGTTCCGAAGTTGAAGTCTATGCTATCCAAGAAGGATCAGTCGTTTTTCCAAAGGTTCCCCTCGTTAGAGTTGAAGGACCAATCGCTGTGGTTCAGTTACTCGAAACTCCATTCTTGAATCTCATTAATTATGCGTCATTAGTTGCTACAAATGCCGCAAGGCATCGTTTCGTTGCTGGAGAATCTAAAATGCTACTTGAGTTTGGGCTTCGACGAGCTCAGGGACCTGATGGTGGAATAGGGGCATCTAGGTACTGCTACATGGGAGGATTTCATGCAACAAGTAATGTTGCCGCTGGAAAGATATTTGGGATCCCGCTTCGTGGAACACATTCACATGCTTTTGTCAGCTCATACATGAGCCCAGACGAGATTATAGATAAATCACTTCATCATAGCAGTGATAAGCGCAGTACTTGTGCGGATTTTGTTAGCCTGGTTCAGACTTGGTTGAGCAAAATTCAGTCGTGGtcaaattcattaaataatggTACTTTTTTTTGTGAGACCAATCATAGTGAGCTTGCAGCATTCACATCGTATGCCCTGGCATTCCCTGATAACTTTCTAGCTCTTGTAGACACATATGATGTTATGAGGAGTGGAATTCCCAACTTTTGTGCAGTTTCTTTAGCACTCAATGATCTAGGGTACAAAGCAGCTGGCATTAGGTTGGATTCAGGTGACCTAGCATATCTCTCCTCTGAGGCTCGAAAGATTTTTCTCATCATTGAGAAAGAATTTGGAGTACCTGGATTTGGAAAGACGGTTATCACAGCTAGTAATGATCTAAATGAGGAAACTTTGGATGCTTTAAACAAACAGGGCCATGAGGTTGATGCATTTGGAATTGGGACCCATGTAGTTACTTGTTATGCTCAAGCTGCTCTGGGTTGTGTtttcaagcttgttgagatAAATAATCAGCCTCGCATCAAACTTTCTGAAGATGTCACAAAGGTCTCCATCCCTTGTAAAAAACGATCTTACAGATTGTTTGGGAAAGAAGGTTATCCCCTGGTAGACATAATGACCGGAGAAAATGAACCACCTCCGAAGGTTGGAGAACGGATCCTGTGTCGTCACCCCTTTAATGAATCGAAGAGAGCATATGTAGTGCCGCAGCGTGTTGAGGAACTTATGAAATGCTTTTGGCATGGTCCAGGTGGAGTGAGAGAAGATCTGCCACCATTAAAGGACATCAGGGAGCGCTGCATCAGCCAACTCGGGAAAATGCGTCCCGACCACATGAGGAGACTAAACCCCACTCCGTATAAGGTTAGTGTAAGTGCAAAACTGTATGACTTCATTCACTTCCTATGGCTCAATGAGGCACCTGTCGGGGAGTTGCAGTGA
- the LOC133744287 gene encoding pentatricopeptide repeat-containing protein At4g38150-like, with translation MTPPSSSYMAVFKAIALQEPVVKAKEFLEQIQAKGFSPKLDVPHFDVAYMEEAMKALKMSDVLINAKKLQKLYRKWSTTLRDEVPKMFKALKADGNYDQAMELYRRGWDSNIIPAVVLHTGVIEDCLEAGNTECALKAYRTMLVTGVAPNSYTYTVLIKGLTIDPNFCGDAKRCLLEMMERGMRPNAATYAAVIEGFVKQEDKVAEEEGKQLVEVMMGKGFVPNAKAMMGVLKENQKL, from the coding sequence ATGACGCCTCCTTCATCTTCCTACATGGCCGTCTTCAAAGCCATTGCACTCCAGGAGCCGGTGGTGAAGGCCAAGGAGTTCCTTGAGCAGATACAAGCAAAGGGGTTCAGCCCTAAGTTGGACGTTCCTCACTTTGATGTGGCCTACATGGAAGAAGCAATGAAGGCATTGAAGATGTCTGACGTTCTTATCAACGCTAAGAAGTTGCAAAAACTCTACCGTAAGTGGAGCACCACCCTCAGGGATGAGGTTCCAAAGATGTTCAAAGCCTTGAAAGCCGATGGCAATTATGACCAGGCCATGGAGCTCTATAGGCGCGGTTGGGATTCAAACATAATTCCAGCGGTCGTACTTCACACCGGTGTTATTGAAGACTGTCTCGAGGCTGGCAATACCGAGTGTGCTCTGAAGGCTTACCGGACCATGTTAGTTACTGGGGTTGCCCCAAACTCCTATACATACACTGTTTTAATTAAGGGACTCACTATTGACCCCAATTTCTGTGGGGATGCCAAGAGGTGCTTGCTTGAGATGATGGAGAGGGGGATGAGACCCAATGCTGCTACATACGCTGCGGTGATTGAGGGATTTGTGAAGCAGGAGGACAAGGTAGCTGAGGAGGAGGGCAAACAGTTGGTGGAGGTGATGATGGGCAAGGGGTTTGTGCCAAATGCAAAGGCCATGATGGGGGTTTTGaaggaaaaccaaaaactgTAA